From the genome of Denticeps clupeoides chromosome 4, fDenClu1.1, whole genome shotgun sequence, one region includes:
- the pold4 gene encoding DNA polymerase delta subunit 4 encodes MPAKRGLITDTFKVVKRARTRDQKPPSPPESEPEIPVISERERDLQELKTFDLDWHFGPCIGISRLQRWERAALHGLDPPREIKELLQSNEDDPEYTQCLWRDYPL; translated from the exons ATGCCAGCAAAACGTGGTTTGATTACCGACACTTTTAAAGTGGTCAAAAGAGCACGTACACGAGACCAAAAACCCCCGTCACCGCCAGAGTCAG AGCCTGAAATCCCAGTTATATCAGAAAGAGAAAGGGATCTACAGGAGCTGAAGACGTTTGACCTGGACTGGCACTTTGGACCGTGCATAG GCATAAGCCGGCTGCAGCGATGGGAAAGAGCAGCACTGCATGGATTAGACCCTCCTCGGGAGATCAAAGAGCTGCTGCAGAGCAACGAGGATGACCCTGAGTACACCCAGTG CTTGTGGCGTGACTATCCCCTGTGA
- the ssrp1b gene encoding FACT complex subunit SSRP1 isoform X1, whose product MTDTLEFNDIYQEVKGSWNDGRLRFSKQTVVYKSNKTGKVDSIPVAELTQAQWRRVCLGHGIKLATSTSHIFKYDGFKDSDFEKISEYFKANYKVELTEKDMCVKGWNWGTAKFGGPLLSFEVNDSPAFEIPLSSVSQCATGKNEVTVEFHQNDDMEVSLMEVRFYVPPSTGDEGADPVEAFAQNVLSKADVIQATGDAICIFRELQCLTPRGRYDIRIYPTFLHLHGKTFDYKIPYTTVLRLFLLPHKDQRQMFFVISLDPPIKQGQTRYHFLILLFSKEEDINLTLNMSEEEVEKRFEGKLSKNMSGSLYEMVSRVMKALVNRKITVPGNFQGHSGSQCITCSYKASSGLLYPLERGFIYVHKPPVHLRFEEITCVNFARGTTTTRSFDFEIEAKQGSQYTFSSIEREEYGKLFDFVNAKKLSIKNRGFKEKKGIKSNDDVYSDSDDDQHDAYLERMKQEGKIREEANNSDSEGDSDESFNPGEEDDDIAEEYDSKASDSESSRDGEDSDEENKKKSAKRGKIVKEKKRRKKEKKSKNSSAPKRPMSAYMLWLNSSREHIKAENPGISVTEISKKAGEMWKHLGKDKKEEWESKAEQAKKDYEKAMKEYKERGGGSSGSSKKKRKRNRDEKKKRKSTGRERESEKATGNDSFKSREFISSEESSSQSDHGKKGRKRKKGSDDEEEEVASTPLSSEEPGSD is encoded by the exons ATGACGGACACCCTCGAGTTTAATGACATTTACCAGGAGGTCAAAGGGTCTTGG AACGATGGACGCTTGCGTTTCAGCAAGCAGACTGTGGTGTATAAGAGCAATAAGACTGGGAAGGTGGACAGCATCCCAGTCGCTGAGCTGACCCAAGCCCAGTGGAGGCGCGTGTGTCTGGGCCACGGCATCAAACTCGCCACCAGCACCAGCCATATCTTCAAGTATGATGGCTTCAAGGACTCT GACTTTGAGAAGATCTCAGAGTACTTCAAAGCCAACTACAAAGTGGAGCTGACAGAGAAAGACATGTGTGTAAAAGGCTGGAACTGGGGAACAGCTAAGTTTGGTG GACCTCTTTTATCCTTTGAGGTGAATGACAGCCCAGCATTTGAAATTCCTCTGTCCAGTGTCTCCCAGTGCGCCACTGGTAAAAATGAAGTAACAGTAGAGTTCCACCAGAATGATGACATGGAGGTCTCACTAATGGAAGTGCGTTTTTATGTGCCACCCAGCACAGGTGACGAGGGTGCAGACCCAGTGGAG GCCTTTGCTCAGAATGTGCTGTCCAAGGCAGATGTGATTCAGGCAACTGGTGATGCTATCTGCATCTTCAGAGAACTGCAGTGTCTTACGCCTAGAGGGAg GTATGACATTCGCATTTATCCCACCTTCCTTCATTTGCATGGCAAGACATTTGACTACAAGATCCCCTATACGACTGTGCTGCGCCTTTTCCTACTCCCTCACAAAGACCAGAGGCAGATGTTCTTTGTG ATCAGCCTGGATCCCCCCATTAAGCAGGGCCAGACCCGCTACCACTTCCTCATCCTCCTATTCTCCAAGGAGGAGGACATCAACCTCACTCTCAACATGAGCGA ggaggaggtggagaagcgTTTTGAAGGGAAGCTCAGTAAGAACATGTCAGGCTCCCTCTATGAAATGGTCAGCAGAGTCATGAAAGCTCTGGTCAACAGAAAAATAACAGTGCCTGGAAACTTCCAGGG TCATTCTGGTTCCCAGTGCATCACCTGTTCATACAAGGCCAGCTCAGGTCTGCTGTATCCGCTAGAGAGGGGCTTCATCTATGTGCACAAGCCCCCTGTGCACCTGCGATTTGAAGAGATCACTTGTGTGAACTTTGCCCGTGGGACCACCACCACACGCTCATTTGACTTTGAGATTGAGGCCAAGCAGGGTTCACAATACACATTCAGCAGCATTGAAAG GGAGGAATATGGCAAGCTGTTTGACTTTGTCAATGCTAAGAAGCTAAGCATTAAGAACAGAGGATTCAAGGAG AAGAAG GGCATAAAATCAAATGATGACGTGTATAGTGACTCAGATGATGATCAACACGATGCCTACTTGGAACGCATGAAGCAAGAGGGGAAAATTCGTGAGGAGGCCAACAACAGCGACTCTGAGGGCGATAGCG ATGAGTCCTTTAACCCTGGAGAAGAGGACGACGACATTGCTGAAGA ATATGACAGTAAGGCTTCAGACAGTGAGAGCAGCAGAGATGGTGAAGATAGTGATGAGGAGAACAAGAAGAAATCTGCTAAGAGAGGAAAAATTgtgaaggagaagaaaagacGCAAGAAAGAG AAGAAGTCCAAGAACAGCAGCGCTCCAAAGAGGCCGATGAGTGCGTACATGTTGTGGCTAAACTCTAGCCGTGAACACATTAAAGCAGAGAACCCTGGGATATCTGTCACTGAGATCTCAAAGAAGGCTGGTGAGATGTGGAAGCATTTGGGCAAGGACAAGAAAGAG GAGTGGGAAAGCAAAGCAGAACAAGCTAAGAAGGACTATGAGAAAGCAATGAAAGAATACAAAGAGCGTGGAGGGGGATCTTCTGGCTCTTCTAAAAA gaagaggaagagaaatcGTGATGAGAAGAAAAAGCGAAAGTCTACTGGCCGGGAGAGAGAATCTGAAAAGGCAACAGGCAATGACAGTTTCAAGAGCCGTGAGTTCATCTCTAGTGAGGAGAGCTCATCTCAGTCAGACCATGGCAAGAAGGGTCGGAAGCGCAAG AAGGGTtcagatgatgaagaggaggaggtggccAGCACCCCTCTGAGCTCGGAAGAGCCTGGGTCTGACTGA
- the ssrp1b gene encoding FACT complex subunit SSRP1 isoform X3 has translation MTDTLEFNDIYQEVKGSWNDGRLRFSKQTVVYKSNKTGKVDSIPVAELTQAQWRRVCLGHGIKLATSTSHIFKYDGFKDSDFEKISEYFKANYKVELTEKDMCVKGWNWGTAKFGGPLLSFEVNDSPAFEIPLSSVSQCATGKNEVTVEFHQNDDMEVSLMEVRFYVPPSTGDEGADPVEAFAQNVLSKADVIQATGDAICIFRELQCLTPRGRYDIRIYPTFLHLHGKTFDYKIPYTTVLRLFLLPHKDQRQMFFVISLDPPIKQGQTRYHFLILLFSKEEDINLTLNMSEEEVEKRFEGKLSKNMSGSLYEMVSRVMKALVNRKITVPGNFQGHSGSQCITCSYKASSGLLYPLERGFIYVHKPPVHLRFEEITCVNFARGTTTTRSFDFEIEAKQGSQYTFSSIEREEYGKLFDFVNAKKLSIKNRGFKEGIKSNDDVYSDSDDDQHDAYLERMKQEGKIREEANNSDSEGDSDESFNPGEEDDDIAEEYDSKASDSESSRDGEDSDEENKKKSAKRGKIVKEKKRRKKEKKSKNSSAPKRPMSAYMLWLNSSREHIKAENPGISVTEISKKAGEMWKHLGKDKKEEWESKAEQAKKDYEKAMKEYKERGGGSSGSSKKKRKRNRDEKKKRKSTGRERESEKATGNDSFKSREFISSEESSSQSDHGKKGRKRKKGSDDEEEEVASTPLSSEEPGSD, from the exons ATGACGGACACCCTCGAGTTTAATGACATTTACCAGGAGGTCAAAGGGTCTTGG AACGATGGACGCTTGCGTTTCAGCAAGCAGACTGTGGTGTATAAGAGCAATAAGACTGGGAAGGTGGACAGCATCCCAGTCGCTGAGCTGACCCAAGCCCAGTGGAGGCGCGTGTGTCTGGGCCACGGCATCAAACTCGCCACCAGCACCAGCCATATCTTCAAGTATGATGGCTTCAAGGACTCT GACTTTGAGAAGATCTCAGAGTACTTCAAAGCCAACTACAAAGTGGAGCTGACAGAGAAAGACATGTGTGTAAAAGGCTGGAACTGGGGAACAGCTAAGTTTGGTG GACCTCTTTTATCCTTTGAGGTGAATGACAGCCCAGCATTTGAAATTCCTCTGTCCAGTGTCTCCCAGTGCGCCACTGGTAAAAATGAAGTAACAGTAGAGTTCCACCAGAATGATGACATGGAGGTCTCACTAATGGAAGTGCGTTTTTATGTGCCACCCAGCACAGGTGACGAGGGTGCAGACCCAGTGGAG GCCTTTGCTCAGAATGTGCTGTCCAAGGCAGATGTGATTCAGGCAACTGGTGATGCTATCTGCATCTTCAGAGAACTGCAGTGTCTTACGCCTAGAGGGAg GTATGACATTCGCATTTATCCCACCTTCCTTCATTTGCATGGCAAGACATTTGACTACAAGATCCCCTATACGACTGTGCTGCGCCTTTTCCTACTCCCTCACAAAGACCAGAGGCAGATGTTCTTTGTG ATCAGCCTGGATCCCCCCATTAAGCAGGGCCAGACCCGCTACCACTTCCTCATCCTCCTATTCTCCAAGGAGGAGGACATCAACCTCACTCTCAACATGAGCGA ggaggaggtggagaagcgTTTTGAAGGGAAGCTCAGTAAGAACATGTCAGGCTCCCTCTATGAAATGGTCAGCAGAGTCATGAAAGCTCTGGTCAACAGAAAAATAACAGTGCCTGGAAACTTCCAGGG TCATTCTGGTTCCCAGTGCATCACCTGTTCATACAAGGCCAGCTCAGGTCTGCTGTATCCGCTAGAGAGGGGCTTCATCTATGTGCACAAGCCCCCTGTGCACCTGCGATTTGAAGAGATCACTTGTGTGAACTTTGCCCGTGGGACCACCACCACACGCTCATTTGACTTTGAGATTGAGGCCAAGCAGGGTTCACAATACACATTCAGCAGCATTGAAAG GGAGGAATATGGCAAGCTGTTTGACTTTGTCAATGCTAAGAAGCTAAGCATTAAGAACAGAGGATTCAAGGAG GGCATAAAATCAAATGATGACGTGTATAGTGACTCAGATGATGATCAACACGATGCCTACTTGGAACGCATGAAGCAAGAGGGGAAAATTCGTGAGGAGGCCAACAACAGCGACTCTGAGGGCGATAGCG ATGAGTCCTTTAACCCTGGAGAAGAGGACGACGACATTGCTGAAGA ATATGACAGTAAGGCTTCAGACAGTGAGAGCAGCAGAGATGGTGAAGATAGTGATGAGGAGAACAAGAAGAAATCTGCTAAGAGAGGAAAAATTgtgaaggagaagaaaagacGCAAGAAAGAG AAGAAGTCCAAGAACAGCAGCGCTCCAAAGAGGCCGATGAGTGCGTACATGTTGTGGCTAAACTCTAGCCGTGAACACATTAAAGCAGAGAACCCTGGGATATCTGTCACTGAGATCTCAAAGAAGGCTGGTGAGATGTGGAAGCATTTGGGCAAGGACAAGAAAGAG GAGTGGGAAAGCAAAGCAGAACAAGCTAAGAAGGACTATGAGAAAGCAATGAAAGAATACAAAGAGCGTGGAGGGGGATCTTCTGGCTCTTCTAAAAA gaagaggaagagaaatcGTGATGAGAAGAAAAAGCGAAAGTCTACTGGCCGGGAGAGAGAATCTGAAAAGGCAACAGGCAATGACAGTTTCAAGAGCCGTGAGTTCATCTCTAGTGAGGAGAGCTCATCTCAGTCAGACCATGGCAAGAAGGGTCGGAAGCGCAAG AAGGGTtcagatgatgaagaggaggaggtggccAGCACCCCTCTGAGCTCGGAAGAGCCTGGGTCTGACTGA
- the ssrp1b gene encoding FACT complex subunit SSRP1 isoform X2, protein MTDTLEFNDIYQEVKGSWNDGRLRFSKQTVVYKSNKTGKVDSIPVAELTQAQWRRVCLGHGIKLATSTSHIFKYDGFKDSDFEKISEYFKANYKVELTEKDMCVKGWNWGTAKFGGPLLSFEVNDSPAFEIPLSSVSQCATGKNEVTVEFHQNDDMEVSLMEVRFYVPPSTGDEGADPVEAFAQNVLSKADVIQATGDAICIFRELQCLTPRGRYDIRIYPTFLHLHGKTFDYKIPYTTVLRLFLLPHKDQRQMFFVISLDPPIKQGQTRYHFLILLFSKEEDINLTLNMSEEEVEKRFEGKLSKNMSGSLYEMVSRVMKALVNRKITVPGNFQGHSGSQCITCSYKASSGLLYPLERGFIYVHKPPVHLRFEEITCVNFARGTTTTRSFDFEIEAKQGSQYTFSSIEREEYGKLFDFVNAKKLSIKNRGFKEKKGIKSNDDVYSDSDDDQHDAYLERMKQEGKIREEANNSDSEGDSDESFNPGEEDDDIAEEYDSKASDSESSRDGEDSDEENKKKSAKRGKIVKEKKRRKKEKSKNSSAPKRPMSAYMLWLNSSREHIKAENPGISVTEISKKAGEMWKHLGKDKKEEWESKAEQAKKDYEKAMKEYKERGGGSSGSSKKKRKRNRDEKKKRKSTGRERESEKATGNDSFKSREFISSEESSSQSDHGKKGRKRKKGSDDEEEEVASTPLSSEEPGSD, encoded by the exons ATGACGGACACCCTCGAGTTTAATGACATTTACCAGGAGGTCAAAGGGTCTTGG AACGATGGACGCTTGCGTTTCAGCAAGCAGACTGTGGTGTATAAGAGCAATAAGACTGGGAAGGTGGACAGCATCCCAGTCGCTGAGCTGACCCAAGCCCAGTGGAGGCGCGTGTGTCTGGGCCACGGCATCAAACTCGCCACCAGCACCAGCCATATCTTCAAGTATGATGGCTTCAAGGACTCT GACTTTGAGAAGATCTCAGAGTACTTCAAAGCCAACTACAAAGTGGAGCTGACAGAGAAAGACATGTGTGTAAAAGGCTGGAACTGGGGAACAGCTAAGTTTGGTG GACCTCTTTTATCCTTTGAGGTGAATGACAGCCCAGCATTTGAAATTCCTCTGTCCAGTGTCTCCCAGTGCGCCACTGGTAAAAATGAAGTAACAGTAGAGTTCCACCAGAATGATGACATGGAGGTCTCACTAATGGAAGTGCGTTTTTATGTGCCACCCAGCACAGGTGACGAGGGTGCAGACCCAGTGGAG GCCTTTGCTCAGAATGTGCTGTCCAAGGCAGATGTGATTCAGGCAACTGGTGATGCTATCTGCATCTTCAGAGAACTGCAGTGTCTTACGCCTAGAGGGAg GTATGACATTCGCATTTATCCCACCTTCCTTCATTTGCATGGCAAGACATTTGACTACAAGATCCCCTATACGACTGTGCTGCGCCTTTTCCTACTCCCTCACAAAGACCAGAGGCAGATGTTCTTTGTG ATCAGCCTGGATCCCCCCATTAAGCAGGGCCAGACCCGCTACCACTTCCTCATCCTCCTATTCTCCAAGGAGGAGGACATCAACCTCACTCTCAACATGAGCGA ggaggaggtggagaagcgTTTTGAAGGGAAGCTCAGTAAGAACATGTCAGGCTCCCTCTATGAAATGGTCAGCAGAGTCATGAAAGCTCTGGTCAACAGAAAAATAACAGTGCCTGGAAACTTCCAGGG TCATTCTGGTTCCCAGTGCATCACCTGTTCATACAAGGCCAGCTCAGGTCTGCTGTATCCGCTAGAGAGGGGCTTCATCTATGTGCACAAGCCCCCTGTGCACCTGCGATTTGAAGAGATCACTTGTGTGAACTTTGCCCGTGGGACCACCACCACACGCTCATTTGACTTTGAGATTGAGGCCAAGCAGGGTTCACAATACACATTCAGCAGCATTGAAAG GGAGGAATATGGCAAGCTGTTTGACTTTGTCAATGCTAAGAAGCTAAGCATTAAGAACAGAGGATTCAAGGAG AAGAAG GGCATAAAATCAAATGATGACGTGTATAGTGACTCAGATGATGATCAACACGATGCCTACTTGGAACGCATGAAGCAAGAGGGGAAAATTCGTGAGGAGGCCAACAACAGCGACTCTGAGGGCGATAGCG ATGAGTCCTTTAACCCTGGAGAAGAGGACGACGACATTGCTGAAGA ATATGACAGTAAGGCTTCAGACAGTGAGAGCAGCAGAGATGGTGAAGATAGTGATGAGGAGAACAAGAAGAAATCTGCTAAGAGAGGAAAAATTgtgaaggagaagaaaagacGCAAGAAAGAG AAGTCCAAGAACAGCAGCGCTCCAAAGAGGCCGATGAGTGCGTACATGTTGTGGCTAAACTCTAGCCGTGAACACATTAAAGCAGAGAACCCTGGGATATCTGTCACTGAGATCTCAAAGAAGGCTGGTGAGATGTGGAAGCATTTGGGCAAGGACAAGAAAGAG GAGTGGGAAAGCAAAGCAGAACAAGCTAAGAAGGACTATGAGAAAGCAATGAAAGAATACAAAGAGCGTGGAGGGGGATCTTCTGGCTCTTCTAAAAA gaagaggaagagaaatcGTGATGAGAAGAAAAAGCGAAAGTCTACTGGCCGGGAGAGAGAATCTGAAAAGGCAACAGGCAATGACAGTTTCAAGAGCCGTGAGTTCATCTCTAGTGAGGAGAGCTCATCTCAGTCAGACCATGGCAAGAAGGGTCGGAAGCGCAAG AAGGGTtcagatgatgaagaggaggaggtggccAGCACCCCTCTGAGCTCGGAAGAGCCTGGGTCTGACTGA
- the p2rx3b gene encoding P2X purinoceptor 3b — MMNCITDFFTYETTKSVVVKSWTIGIINRVVQLLIITYFIGWVFVHEKAYQVRDTAIESSVMTKVKGFGVYNDRIMDVADYVTPTQGASVFCIITKLITTENQIQSSCPESELKFQCKSDDSCKDMIERQKPGGNGLMTGKCVPFNATLKTCEIKGWCPAEIDSIKMNPMMEVENFTIFIKNSIRFPLFNFTKGNFLPTITSDYIKKCNFNPVSDRYCPIFKVGDVLKFAHQNFSTLANKGGVIGIKIGWVCDLDKSEDECNPSYSFTRLDAVSEKNSVSPGYNFRYAKYYKMENGTEYRTLLKAYAIRFDVLVNGNAGKFDMIPTLINMVAAFTSVGVGTVLCDIILLNFLKGADQYKAKKFEEVSEVQVDKSTSYFNGMYRSRDHSQTSIKHDEKQSSDSGAFSMGQYG, encoded by the exons ATGATGAACTGTATCACAGACTTCTTCACCTATGAGACCACCAAATCAGTTGTGGTCAAGAGTTGGACAATCGGCATCATTAATCGGGTCGTCCAGCTCCTCATCATTACCTACTTCATTGG CTGGGTGTTTGTGCATGAGAAGGCTTATCAGGTGAGAGACACTGCCATCGAATCATCGGTCATGACAAAGGTCAAGGGTTTTGGCGTGTACAATGACCGGATTATGGATGTGGCAGATTATGTCACCCCCACCCAG GGTGCTTCAGTGTTCTGCATCATCACCAAACTCATTACAACAGAGAACCAGATACAGAGCTCCTGCCCAGAG AGTGAGCTGAAGTTTCAGTGCAAGTCTGATGATAGCTGCAAAGATATGATTGAGAGGCAAAAGCCAGGAGGAaatg gTCTCATGACAGGTAAATGTGTGCCTTTCAACGCAACTCTGAAGACATGTGAGATCAAAGGCTGGTGCCCTGCAGAAATCGATTCAATCAAGAT GAATCCTATGATGGAAGTGGAGAACTTCACTATTTTCATCAAAAACAGCATTCGATTCCCCCTCTTCAATTTCACCAA GGGAAACTTCTTACCCACAATCACCAGTGACTACATcaaaaaatgtaactttaacCCAGTGAGCGACAGATACTGCCCTATATTCAAGGTGGGGGATGTGCTCAAATTTGCTCATCAGAACTTCTCCACCCTGGCCAACAAA GGGGGAGTTATTGGTATAAAGATTGGTTGGGTGTGTGACCTGGACAAGTCAGAAGATGAGTGTAACCCATCCTACTCCTTCACTCGTCTGGATGCTGTATCAGAGAAGAACAGTGTGTCTCCAGGTTACAACTTCAG GTATGCTAAGTAttacaaaatggaaaatgggACGGAGTACCGCACCCTGCTGAAGGCCTACGCAATCAGATTTGATGTGCTGGTCAATGGAAAT GCTGGAAAGTTTGACATGATCCCAACACTCATTAACATGGTGGCCGCATTTACATCTGTTGGTGTG GGAACAGTTCTTTGTGACATTATTCTTTTGAACTTCCTGAAGGGTGCTGATCAATATAAGGCAAAGAAATTTGAAGAG GTGTCTGAAGTACAGGTTGACAAGTCTACCTCTTACTTCAATGGAATGTACAGGAGCAGAGACCACAGCCAGACATCAATTAAACATGATGAGAAGCAGTCCAGCGACTCTGGGGCCTTTTCCATGGGGCAGTATGGCTAA
- the tmem187 gene encoding transmembrane protein 187: MQSAALHVLLPACLCAAVANSALFDEVSVDLTYEHYAEARDERLPAFLAMPFNCLVNLGYVVLGVAWLLKDRDRRGTAAGYSKDVFASMAVAYGPVQWLRLASLRRAPGVLDQWFTLPIFAWVPAWCRVVERGWRTRYALLVEGASLLSYALALLHRRGFEAALAGHVAFAVAEGFALQRRRGDGRSLRYLLLAVLCCGGFVLLKVLDHALARHWAFQHLTGHFWSKVCDILQFHYSLSFLSYLHQKKTEDEGKDS, translated from the coding sequence ATGCAGTCCGCGGCGCTGCACGTCCTCCTCCCGGCGTGTCTGTGCGCCGCGGTCGCGAACAGCGCGCTGTTTGACGAGGTTTCGGTGGACCTGACCTACGAGCACTACGCGGAGGCCAGAGACGAGCGGCTCCCCGCGTTCCTGGCCATGCCGTTCAACTGCCTCGTCAACCTGGGATACGTCGTTCTCGGCGTCGCGTGGCTGCTGAAGGACCGGGACCGACGTGGAACGGCGGCCGGTTATTCGAAGGACGTGTTCGCCTCGATGGCCGTCGCCTACGGGCCGGTGCAGTGGCTCCGCCTCGCGTCCCTGCGACGCGCGCCCGGCGTCCTGGACCAGTGGTTCACGCTGCCCATCTTCGCGTGGGTGCCGGCTTGGTGCCGCGTGGTGGAGCGCGGCTGGCGGACGCGCTACGCGCTGCTGGTGGAGGGCGCGTCCCTGCTCAGCTACGCCCTGGCCCTCCTGCACCGCCGCGGCTTCGAGGCCGCCCTGGCCGGCCACGTGGCCTTCGCGGTGGCGGAGGGATTCGCGCTCCAGCGGAGGCGCGGCGACGGACGCTCGCTGCGCTACCTGCTGCTGGCCGTGCTGTGCTGCGGCGGCTTCGTGCTTCTGAAGGTGCTGGACCACGCGTTGGCGCGCCACTGGGCCTTCCAGCATCTCACAGGCCATTTCTGGTCCAAGGTGTGTGACATCCTGCAGTTCCACTACAGCCTCAGCTTCCTGTCCTACCTGCACCAGAAAAAGACTGAGGACGAAG